The Pirellulimonas nuda genome includes a region encoding these proteins:
- a CDS encoding SGNH/GDSL hydrolase family protein, which produces MNTRREFLRDAALVSGAVATGACFAKPAEGDQTKSLLAPGAVVLFEGDSITDAGRNKKSDAPNDPDGMGRGYASLAAKGLHAEHPGWDLKCYNRGVSGNKVFQIAERWDGYCQQLKPDLISILIGVNDFWHKLNGKYDGTIETYRTDYRALLERTKRELPGTKLVLCEPFVLKVGAVDDRWFPDFPQYRNAAKALADEYADAWVPFQEALDKACESKPPQRWAHDGVHPTPAGAQVMADAWLKAVG; this is translated from the coding sequence GAGACGCTGCCCTTGTTAGCGGCGCGGTGGCTACCGGCGCCTGCTTTGCAAAGCCCGCCGAGGGCGACCAGACCAAGTCGCTCCTGGCGCCGGGCGCGGTGGTCTTGTTCGAAGGGGACTCGATCACCGACGCCGGGCGGAATAAGAAGAGCGACGCCCCCAACGACCCCGATGGCATGGGGCGCGGGTACGCCTCGTTGGCCGCCAAGGGGCTGCACGCAGAGCACCCCGGTTGGGACCTCAAGTGCTACAACCGCGGCGTGTCGGGCAACAAAGTGTTTCAGATCGCCGAGCGGTGGGACGGCTACTGCCAACAGCTCAAGCCAGACCTGATCAGCATCCTGATCGGCGTGAACGACTTCTGGCACAAGCTGAACGGCAAGTACGACGGCACGATCGAGACCTACCGCACCGATTACCGGGCGCTGCTGGAGCGGACCAAGCGCGAGCTCCCCGGCACGAAGTTGGTGCTGTGCGAGCCGTTCGTGCTGAAAGTAGGCGCGGTCGACGACCGGTGGTTCCCGGACTTCCCCCAGTACCGCAACGCCGCCAAGGCGCTAGCGGACGAGTACGCCGACGCCTGGGTTCCGTTCCAGGAGGCGCTCGACAAGGCGTGCGAATCGAAGCCCCCGCAGCGTTGGGCCCATGATGGCGTCCACCCCACGCCGGCCGGCGCCCAGGTGATGGCCGACGCCTGGCTCAAGGCCGTCGGCTAA